The following proteins come from a genomic window of Thermoleophilia bacterium:
- a CDS encoding YggT family protein translates to MSSTARVIYIAVVVYMFLILLTAILGRIDPRPGTVFRGVHRVLAALTEPYVGIVRRVGPKIDRGSVDWSAIIAITVLFVGLQVLRHF, encoded by the coding sequence ATGAGTAGCACCGCCCGCGTCATCTACATCGCGGTTGTCGTATACATGTTCCTTATTCTTCTAACGGCGATTCTGGGCAGAATCGATCCTCGGCCCGGCACGGTCTTTCGAGGTGTTCATCGGGTGCTCGCAGCGCTCACCGAGCCGTACGTGGGAATCGTGCGTCGTGTTGGTCCCAAGATCGATCGTGGGTCAGTCGACTGGAGCGCCATCATCGCCATCACGGTGCTCTTTGTGGGGCTGCAGGTTCTGCGCCACTTCTAG
- a CDS encoding CAP domain-containing protein — protein MRRTLTVAVLVILAVALLAALPSVAKSAVSLTSDEAAVIAAVNQVRLERGLPKLRARASLVRAARAHARDMAQHSYFSHTSRDGASVGDRVRSSGYRRSGYSVWSVGETLARVDDGGDALDAEAVVAGWMASPSHKRVILRRSFRDFGVGLSVTDERYLVALDVGRRIN, from the coding sequence GTGAGAAGAACCCTCACCGTCGCAGTCCTGGTAATACTCGCCGTAGCGCTCCTTGCCGCATTACCCAGTGTTGCCAAATCAGCCGTATCACTCACCTCAGATGAGGCAGCGGTCATTGCCGCCGTCAACCAAGTGCGCCTCGAGAGGGGCCTTCCCAAGCTGCGTGCCCGTGCGTCCTTGGTGAGGGCAGCGCGTGCCCACGCTCGCGACATGGCGCAGCACAGCTACTTCTCGCACACCAGCCGCGATGGCGCTTCAGTGGGCGACCGTGTGCGATCGTCCGGGTATCGTCGCTCCGGCTACTCGGTGTGGTCAGTGGGCGAGACGCTGGCTCGCGTGGATGACGGCGGGGACGCTCTCGACGCGGAGGCTGTCGTCGCGGGCTGGATGGCGAGTCCAAGCCACAAGAGGGTGATTCTCAGGCGATCGTTCCGCGACTTTGGTGTCGGTCTCTCGGTGACGGACGAGAGATATCTGGTCGCGCTCGATGTTGGCCGCCGCATCAACTAG